The Papaver somniferum cultivar HN1 unplaced genomic scaffold, ASM357369v1 unplaced-scaffold_18, whole genome shotgun sequence genome includes a window with the following:
- the LOC113338039 gene encoding putative receptor-like protein kinase At3g47110 — protein MNNRVGDFGLAKFLGGVIINVESGHHTPSTSVGIRGSVGYAAPEYGMGRDVLSTHGDVYSYGIMVVEIFTGRRPTDDIFTDGLNLHTFAKTALLQDHVMKIVDSTLPGHVCLEDGNNTIAPITVENETKLCEALARILNIGVMCSIESPNERMEMAEVTKELQSIMKGYLSRLG, from the exons ATGAACAATCGTGTTGGTGACTTTGGATTAGCGAagtttcttggtggagtcatcatcAATGTTGAATCTGGACATCATACCCCCAGTACTTCAGTCGGGATAAGGGGCTCGGTTGGTTATGCTGCTCCAG AGTATGGAATGGGTAGAGATGTACTATCGACTCATGGAGATGTCTACAGTTATGGGATCATGGTGGTAGAGATTTTCACTGGAAGGAGACCTACAGATGACATATTCACAGATGGACTGAACCTTCATACCTTTGCTAAGACGGCTCTCCTTCAAGATCATGTGATGAAAATTGTTGATTCTACACTGCCTGGTCATGTCTGTCTCGAAGATGGTAACAACACCATAGCTCCAATCACTGTCGAGAACGAGACCAAGTTATGCGAGGCTTTGGCAAGGATTTTAAATATTGGCGTTATGTGTTCAATTGAGTCACCCAACGAACGGATGGAAATGGCAGAGGTCACGAAAGAGCTGCAATCAATTATGAAAGGATATCTCTCCAGACTGGGATAA
- the LOC113337824 gene encoding LRR receptor-like serine/threonine-protein kinase EFR: MEFNYKASFMLFICFTLVSFWNILPTSQSIIAQTDRLALLAFKDKITDDPLGVLNSWNASSHCSNWTGITCSRRHPSRVTRLVLESMGLVGTISPYIGNLSFLRVISLLSTLDLGSNQFTGSVPPSLGNLKNLTRLNIERNYLGRGDIDGLRFLNSLPNCSKLETLSISFNNFSGQLPDSIANLSTKLTILYVGANNIFGKLSNLISLDLSGNQLTGKIPSNICNNTRLERISFSTNKLQGGIPPIFGNCQKMMLTGDLPSEVGNLNRIVYLYLSNNQLSGRIPDSLGKCIGLEELSLAGNLFEWVIPASLASLEGLQRLDMSGNKLSGRIPKYLESFVSLKYLNLSSNDFEGEVPKQGIFKNVTGFSVRRNDKLCGGIPLLHLPSCPRPGFDKASKRSPLKRLLLIIFGVVVCVILLGFFLIWFWRRKATKKTSSPLSNPLDNMFQKVSYNELLKATNGFSAENLVGVGSYGSVYKGLLSLTHEVTTVVAVKFTVI; this comes from the exons ATGGAGTTTAATTATAAGGCGAGCTTCATGTTGTTCATTTGTTTCACCCTTGTTTCATTCTGGAATATCCTACCTACATCCCAATCTATCATCGCGCAAACTGATCGACTAGCTTTACTTGCATTCAAAGACAAGATAACCGATGACCCATTGGGAGTACTAAATTCATGGAACGCATCGTCTCATTGCAGCAATTGGACAGGAATTACATGCAGTCGTCGGCATCCAAGCAGGGTCACTAGGTTGGTTCTGGAATCCATGGGTTTGGTAGGTACTATATCTCCATACATTGGCAATCTTTCATTCTTAAGAGTTATATCCCT ACTGTCTACATTAGATCTTGGCAGTAATCAGTTCACTGGGTCTGTACCTCCTAGTTTGGGTAACTTGAAAAATCTCACTCGTTTAAATATTGAGAGAAATTATCTTGGAAGAGGGGATATAGATGGCCTTAGATTTCTTAACTCATTACCAAATTGCAGTAAATTAGAGACGCTTTCGATTTCTTTCAACAATTTTTCAGGGCAACTACCAGATTCCATAGCTAACCTCTCGACAAAGCTTACGATACTGTATGTGGGGGCAAACAATATATTTG GAAAACTTTCTAATTTAATATCACTTGACCTGTCGGGTAACCAACTCACAGGAAAAATTCCGTCAAACATTTGCAATAACACTCGGTTGGAAAGAATTAGTTTTAGTACCAATAAATTGCAAGGTGGAATTCCGCCAATTTTTGGCAATTGCCAGAAAATGATG TTAACTGGTGACTTGCCATCAGAGGTTGGTAACTTGAATAGGATTGTCTACCTCTACTTGTCAAATAATCAATTATCTGGGAGAATTCCAGATTCTTTAGGGAAATGTATTGGTTTGGAAGAACTTTCCTTAGCCGGTAACTTATTCGAATGGGTCATTCCTGCATCCTTAGCAAGTCTGGAGGGACTGCAAAGGTTAGACATGTCAGGCAATAAGTTGTCGGGGAGAATTCCGAAGTATTTGGAGTCCTTTGTTTCCCTCAAATATCTGAATCTCTCTTCCAATGACTTTGAAGGTGAGGTACCGAAACAAGGGATTTTCAAGAATGTAACTGGGTTTTCAGTCCGCCGAAATGATAAGCTCTGTGGAGGAATTCCGCTACTACATCTGCCGAGTTGCCCAAGACCTGGCTTTGATAAAGCAAGTAAGCGATCCCCTCTCAAGAGATTGCTGCTAATAATATTCGGtgttgttgtctgtgttattcttCTGGGTTTCTTTCTCATATGGTTCTGGAGAAGAAAAGCAACAAAGAAAACTTCTTCGCCTTTGAGCAATCCTTTGGATAATATGTTTCAAAAGGTCTCATACAATGAACTTCTCAAAGCGACAAACGGATTTTCGGCAGAAAATTTAGTTGGAGTTGGAAGCTACGGATCTGTTTACAAAGGATTGTTATCGCTGACCCATGAGGTAACAACAGTTGTTGCAGTGAAA TTCACTGTGATCTGA